From Candidatus Defluviilinea gracilis, a single genomic window includes:
- a CDS encoding cytochrome c biogenesis protein CcdA, which yields MEFTQISMGLAFLAGLASFLSPCVFSLVPAYVGYLGGRAAGGEATDNNRFITFTHGLAFVLGFSLVFITLGVATSAAGRLLYDLRFLLSKVGGAVVVIFGLHMIGVFRIPFLEYDTRVQQLPDRKLGYLSSALMGVFFSAGWSPCVGPVLGAILTLVLNGGSVSQGVSLLSAYSAGLGIPFLIAALGVGWVSLTLRKYGKVMRYVEIVMGVILIIVGVMLFTGIFERIAAAGQFFWIDFGL from the coding sequence ATGGAATTTACACAAATCTCAATGGGGCTGGCATTTCTCGCCGGGCTGGCGTCTTTCCTCTCGCCGTGCGTGTTTTCACTGGTGCCGGCGTATGTCGGCTATCTGGGCGGACGGGCGGCAGGCGGCGAAGCAACAGACAATAACCGCTTCATCACCTTCACGCACGGCTTGGCGTTCGTGCTCGGCTTCAGCCTCGTCTTTATCACCCTTGGCGTCGCCACCTCTGCCGCCGGGCGGTTGTTGTACGATCTGCGTTTCCTCCTCTCCAAAGTCGGCGGCGCCGTTGTCGTCATCTTCGGCTTGCACATGATCGGCGTCTTCCGCATCCCGTTTTTAGAATACGACACGCGCGTCCAACAATTGCCCGATCGAAAATTAGGCTATCTTTCCTCCGCGTTAATGGGCGTATTCTTTTCAGCGGGCTGGTCGCCGTGCGTTGGTCCCGTGCTCGGCGCGATCCTCACGCTTGTGCTGAACGGCGGTTCGGTTTCGCAGGGAGTTTCACTGTTAAGCGCTTACTCTGCCGGGCTGGGCATTCCATTTCTCATTGCCGCGCTTGGCGTCGGCTGGGTATCGCTCACATTGCGAAAATACGGCAAGGTGATGCGCTACGTGGAAATTGTCATGGGCGTCATTCTCATCATTGTTGGCGTGATGCTGTTTACAGGCATTTTTGAACGCATCGCCGCGGCAGGGCAATTCTTCTGGATCGATTTCGGTTTATAG
- a CDS encoding L,D-transpeptidase family protein, whose protein sequence is MTQKISRRDFLKLSGAGLGALAFMPRMGINLDKLFDDLLRPKRLPQFPASEIIGRVVDPDIDLRSRPTNDPNLNSSIAKLGADTLVEWNREVIGSVIGGLNNQRYVETPNGYIYSSVLQPTRNFPNTPVTQMPAGQNGFWAEVTVPYVDLAHEGAVASPWLNDHIAYNFPPRLYYGQVVWIDQVRASNGFAEYRWNEDANGHGYGYGAYGEFFWGDGAAFKILTDEDVAPISPEVAADQKRIDVDLDRQTLSCYEGATEVFYCRVSTGIAYDPETGQISDKLATPVGNLLTHWKIISLNMTAGSFQSGYSTPAVPWSTMISGDGIAIHGAFWHNSFGEKRSHGCINVTPEDAKWIFRWTTPYVSLAQSEQRLSLPDHGTIVVTTKLTF, encoded by the coding sequence ATGACACAAAAAATTTCACGACGCGATTTTCTAAAATTGTCCGGCGCGGGCTTGGGCGCATTGGCGTTCATGCCGCGCATGGGCATCAACCTCGATAAACTTTTTGACGATCTTTTGAGACCCAAACGCCTGCCGCAATTTCCCGCCAGCGAGATCATCGGCAGGGTGGTGGACCCGGATATTGACTTGCGAAGCCGCCCGACGAACGACCCAAACCTGAACTCGTCCATCGCCAAACTCGGAGCCGATACGCTCGTGGAGTGGAACCGCGAGGTGATCGGGAGCGTGATCGGCGGGCTGAACAACCAACGCTATGTCGAAACGCCCAACGGATACATTTACTCATCGGTGCTTCAGCCGACCCGCAACTTCCCCAACACGCCTGTTACTCAAATGCCCGCCGGGCAAAATGGTTTTTGGGCGGAAGTAACCGTGCCGTATGTAGACCTTGCCCATGAAGGAGCAGTCGCTTCGCCGTGGTTGAACGACCATATCGCCTACAACTTCCCGCCGCGCTTGTATTATGGGCAAGTGGTGTGGATCGACCAGGTGCGCGCCAGCAACGGTTTTGCCGAATATCGCTGGAACGAAGACGCGAACGGCCATGGCTACGGCTACGGCGCGTACGGCGAGTTTTTCTGGGGAGACGGCGCGGCATTCAAAATTCTGACAGACGAGGATGTGGCGCCCATCAGCCCGGAGGTTGCGGCGGATCAGAAACGCATCGACGTGGATTTAGACCGGCAAACATTATCCTGCTACGAAGGCGCCACCGAGGTCTTCTATTGCCGAGTCTCTACCGGAATCGCCTACGACCCGGAGACCGGGCAGATCAGCGATAAACTGGCAACGCCGGTGGGCAACCTGCTCACGCACTGGAAGATCATCTCGTTGAACATGACCGCGGGAAGTTTTCAATCGGGCTACTCCACGCCGGCGGTTCCATGGTCGACCATGATCAGCGGCGACGGTATCGCCATCCACGGCGCGTTCTGGCATAACTCGTTCGGCGAAAAACGCTCGCATGGCTGTATCAACGTTACGCCGGAAGACGCCAAGTGGATCTTCCGCTGGACGACGCCATACGTTTCGCTCGCTCAAAGCGAACAACGCCTCTCGCTCCCCGATCACGGCACGATCGTCGTCACCACAAAACTGACGTTCTGA
- a CDS encoding DUF2085 domain-containing protein, which yields MLTVTLYFRKDDEHSNAAKADLLSLQEKFPHRLVEVNVDSDPALQKNFGENAPVVEVGPYSLKHPFDKQKLSMTLGAASDRRGQLDRLGREDHHDRLRRGQSISGADRVMAWISRHYLAMLNTFILLYVGLPFLAPTFMKIGAPVPAQVIYTIYKPLCHQFGFRSFFLYGEQPYYPLAEAGMSGVRTFEEVTGIVGLRDATSFARYDARAYIGNESVGYKVALCERDVAIYGAILLFGVIYAATGRRIKPIHWIVWILVGMGPIGLDGFSQLFSQIEWQWLANLLPYRESTPILRILTGALFGLMTAWFAYPYMEESMAETRQFFIKKFNSIEQSQK from the coding sequence ATGCTCACAGTCACCCTGTACTTTCGCAAAGACGACGAACACAGCAACGCGGCAAAAGCCGACTTGCTTTCGCTTCAGGAAAAATTCCCGCACCGGCTGGTAGAAGTGAACGTGGACTCAGACCCCGCGCTCCAAAAGAATTTCGGAGAGAACGCGCCGGTCGTTGAAGTGGGTCCGTACAGTTTGAAACATCCCTTCGACAAACAAAAACTCAGCATGACGCTCGGCGCCGCCTCAGACCGACGGGGACAACTGGACCGGCTTGGACGCGAAGACCACCACGACCGCCTCCGCCGCGGGCAATCCATCAGCGGAGCCGACCGGGTGATGGCTTGGATCTCGCGCCATTATCTGGCAATGTTGAACACCTTCATCCTGTTGTATGTGGGCTTGCCCTTCCTTGCCCCCACGTTTATGAAAATCGGAGCGCCTGTTCCGGCGCAAGTGATTTACACCATTTACAAACCGCTATGCCATCAGTTTGGGTTTCGATCCTTCTTTCTATATGGAGAACAGCCTTACTATCCGCTGGCAGAGGCGGGCATGTCCGGCGTCCGAACCTTCGAGGAGGTCACCGGCATTGTCGGCCTGCGCGACGCGACCAGTTTCGCCCGCTACGATGCGCGCGCCTACATTGGGAATGAATCTGTCGGCTACAAAGTCGCATTATGCGAACGCGACGTGGCGATCTACGGCGCGATCTTGTTGTTTGGCGTGATCTATGCCGCCACAGGACGCCGCATCAAGCCCATCCATTGGATCGTGTGGATCCTCGTCGGCATGGGACCCATCGGCTTGGATGGTTTCTCGCAACTCTTCAGCCAGATCGAGTGGCAATGGCTCGCCAACCTTCTGCCGTACCGCGAAAGCACGCCTATCCTTCGCATCCTCACCGGCGCGTTATTTGGTTTGATGACCGCCTGGTTTGCCTACCCCTACATGGAAGAGTCGATGGCTGAAACGCGGCAATTCTTCATCAAAAAATTCAACTCGATCGAGCAGTCGCAGAAATGA
- a CDS encoding patatin-like phospholipase family protein yields MEISLALGGGGSKGNAHIGVLRRLDQHGFKIRAIAGTSFGALVSAFYALGYPPDEIEAIFSSFDQNKIFGHAPEDEPSFMGISGGAEWLEIRLGGKTFADLNIPCALTAVDLNTGKEALLSEGNLLDAVLASAAIPGIFPARRIGDMELVDGGTLDPVPVAPARALAPNLPVVAVALNTPMGEPAQSWGLPRPKYIPQSITDRLSKTRYAQVIDVVLRSVDIMNRAVSEYRLEVDKPEILIRPAVSDVDTLEQVSISEIAKRGEKAFDDVLPELMSLFAWHKRLARTLNSWSQP; encoded by the coding sequence ATGGAAATTTCACTTGCGCTGGGCGGCGGCGGCTCGAAAGGAAACGCGCACATCGGTGTCCTACGCCGATTAGACCAGCACGGATTCAAAATTCGCGCCATTGCGGGGACGAGTTTCGGCGCGTTGGTCTCCGCCTTTTACGCGTTAGGCTACCCACCGGATGAGATCGAAGCGATTTTTTCCTCGTTCGATCAAAATAAAATATTCGGTCACGCGCCGGAGGATGAACCGTCGTTCATGGGCATCTCTGGCGGCGCGGAATGGCTGGAGATCCGGCTGGGAGGCAAAACCTTTGCCGACTTGAACATTCCCTGCGCTCTCACTGCTGTCGACTTGAACACGGGAAAAGAAGCCCTCCTCTCTGAAGGAAACTTGTTGGATGCCGTGCTTGCCTCTGCGGCAATCCCCGGTATTTTCCCGGCGCGCCGCATCGGCGATATGGAATTAGTGGATGGGGGAACGCTCGATCCAGTCCCTGTTGCGCCGGCCCGGGCGCTCGCGCCGAATTTGCCAGTGGTCGCGGTGGCGTTGAATACCCCAATGGGCGAGCCAGCCCAATCATGGGGTCTGCCGCGCCCAAAATATATCCCGCAGTCTATTACAGATCGTTTGAGCAAAACGCGATACGCGCAAGTCATCGATGTTGTGCTCCGCTCGGTGGACATCATGAACCGTGCCGTCAGCGAATATCGCCTTGAAGTGGATAAACCGGAGATTTTGATTCGCCCTGCTGTGTCGGATGTGGATACGCTGGAACAAGTAAGCATTAGCGAAATTGCGAAACGCGGCGAAAAGGCGTTCGACGATGTTCTGCCCGAGTTGATGAGCCTGTTCGCCTGGCACAAACGACTGGCGCGGACGTTGAACTCCTGGAGCCAACCGTGA
- a CDS encoding patatin-like phospholipase family protein, with amino-acid sequence MTKKGIAIALGGGGVKGVSHIGVLRALTRNGFDIQAIGATSMGALVGMLFGLGYSPNEMEQVFHQLKRTGYSGRDKNSEPAFLGLRRFEKFAREFFGKKTFHDLKTPLIVTAAEIKHGREIFIREGLLVEALLASVALPGIFPARRMMDMDLVDGGALNPVPVEAARSLVDAKTPVVAVVLTAPLGVPATMERIVLPRFIPRWLAQRIKRLRSVQAIDIFLLSQDMLNRAITKHNLDRSKPDLILRPNVAHLHTLDTGYVTEIALEGDSAVRHALPELLKLFPASAEEEMHHEPRPA; translated from the coding sequence GTGACGAAAAAAGGCATCGCGATTGCGTTGGGAGGCGGAGGCGTCAAGGGAGTTTCGCACATCGGCGTCTTGCGCGCGTTGACGCGAAATGGGTTTGACATTCAAGCCATTGGCGCGACAAGCATGGGGGCGTTGGTGGGCATGTTGTTTGGGTTGGGATATTCGCCCAACGAAATGGAGCAGGTCTTCCATCAACTCAAACGGACAGGATATTCGGGGCGAGACAAAAATAGCGAGCCGGCGTTTCTTGGGTTGCGCCGCTTCGAAAAATTTGCGCGCGAGTTTTTCGGCAAGAAAACCTTTCATGATCTGAAAACCCCGCTGATCGTCACCGCCGCCGAGATCAAACATGGGCGTGAGATCTTCATCCGCGAAGGTTTGCTGGTGGAAGCCCTGCTCGCCTCGGTGGCATTGCCCGGCATCTTCCCCGCCCGGCGCATGATGGATATGGACCTGGTGGACGGAGGCGCGCTAAACCCGGTGCCGGTCGAAGCGGCGCGTTCGCTGGTCGATGCGAAGACCCCGGTTGTGGCAGTGGTTTTAACCGCGCCGCTCGGTGTCCCTGCCACAATGGAACGCATCGTCCTGCCGCGCTTCATCCCGCGCTGGCTGGCTCAGCGGATCAAACGCCTCCGCTCCGTTCAAGCCATCGATATCTTTCTGCTCTCGCAAGACATGCTTAACCGCGCCATTACAAAACATAACCTCGACCGTTCAAAACCCGATCTCATCCTGCGACCAAACGTGGCGCATTTGCACACGCTCGATACCGGCTACGTGACCGAAATCGCGCTCGAAGGCGACTCGGCAGTACGCCATGCCTTGCCTGAATTGTTGAAATTATTTCCCGCCTCGGCGGAGGAAGAAATGCACCATGAGCCGCGACCTGCGTAA
- the pgeF gene encoding peptidoglycan editing factor PgeF: protein MPFAEMNGLRYYQFESLNTRHAVFTRHGGASPKPWGSLNVGGTVGDDLDRVRKNRQLSFRALDRAPESIFDVWQVHSADVVCAKAPRPEGESVRQADVILTDKPEVSLFMRFADCVPILAHDPRKGVVGVAHAGWMGTLRGVAGSLVNAMKTNYNSNPADIVACIGPSIGPDHYEIGADVILQVMQKFGDDSEMVLRSVNGKIHFDLWKTNRILLEQAGVQHIEVAGICTACHTDDWFSHRAEKGRTGRFGALIAL, encoded by the coding sequence ATGCCATTCGCCGAAATGAACGGGCTTCGCTATTATCAATTTGAATCGCTGAATACTCGTCACGCCGTATTCACGCGCCACGGCGGCGCCAGCCCGAAACCGTGGGGTTCGCTCAATGTGGGGGGGACTGTGGGCGACGACCTCGACCGGGTCCGCAAGAATCGCCAATTGTCATTCCGCGCCTTAGACCGCGCCCCCGAATCCATCTTTGATGTCTGGCAGGTGCACAGCGCCGACGTGGTGTGCGCCAAAGCCCCCCGCCCGGAAGGCGAATCGGTCCGGCAGGCAGATGTGATCCTCACCGACAAGCCGGAGGTCAGCCTGTTCATGCGCTTCGCCGATTGCGTGCCCATCCTCGCGCATGATCCGCGCAAGGGAGTCGTCGGTGTCGCTCATGCCGGCTGGATGGGAACCCTGCGCGGCGTGGCTGGCTCGCTGGTGAACGCCATGAAAACGAATTACAACTCCAACCCCGCCGATATCGTCGCCTGCATCGGGCCCTCCATCGGGCCCGACCATTACGAGATCGGCGCGGATGTGATCCTGCAAGTGATGCAAAAATTCGGCGACGATTCCGAAATGGTGCTACGCTCGGTTAACGGCAAGATCCATTTCGACCTGTGGAAGACGAACCGAATCCTGCTCGAACAGGCGGGCGTGCAACACATCGAAGTAGCCGGCATTTGCACCGCCTGTCACACCGACGATTGGTTCTCGCATCGCGCAGAAAAAGGTCGCACCGGGCGCTTCGGCGCGTTGATCGCTTTATAA